The DNA sequence TTTGTCGAGGAGGGAGCCACACAATGCGGCTACTGTACGCCCGGAATTATTGTGGCAGCGCGCGCCTACTTAAACAGCATTGACCATATCCCGAGCAGCGATGAAATTAAAGACGCGCTGGCAGGCAATCTATGCCGCTGTACAGGCTATACGAAAATCATACACGCTGTAGGCAGGGCAGCCCAGCGGCAGTTCGCATGAGTGGAGGTGAGCGCGCTGAATATTTTTCGTACATTGGTGAGCAGAGTACGTACAGAGCAAAAAACCACGTTTGCTACAGTGCTCAACAGCGAGAATCCGGCAGAGATCGGACACCACGTACTGTTTGATGCCGACGGCCACGTTATTTGTGCAGCAGGAAAAGCAGAAATACGTCTGCCCCACATTCCCGTAACGCAAGTCTCTGTTCAGTCGATCGTGATGGGGGGCAGGAAGATGGAGGTTCTGATCGAACCGTTTGAAGCCAAGCCGACACTGGTTATTATGGGCAGCGGGCATATTGCAGAGTATATCGCTGCGCTGGGCAGTTTGCTCTCTTATGAGATTGTCATTGTTGATGATCGAAGCGAATATGCCAATTCGCGTACATTTCCGTACGCTAAACGCATTCACTGCGGAAGCTTTGCAGATATTTTGCCTCAGGTGGCGCTTCACTCCAGAAGCTTTGCGATTCTGGTCACCCGGGGACATCAAACAGATGCGGTTTGTTTAGAACATTTGCTTACTTGCAATATACCATACATTGGTATGGTAGGAAGTAGGCGTAAAATTCGAAGCATATTTTCGCTGCTTAGAGACCGGGGGATAGAGCCTGAAGCCCATCCGAATATTCATGCACCGGTCGGGCTCGACATCCATTCCGAAACCCCGCAGGAAATCGCGCTGTCGATTTTAGCGGAGATTCAGCTCGTTCGTGCAGGTGGCTCCGGCAGGCCGCTGTCCGTCCTGCATAAGCAGGAGAATATTCATCCGCACGGCAAGCAGCGGGGAGAAGTGGATGTGTCTGTCTGGGAGCGGCTCGCTTATGCCCGAGAACAGCAGGAGTCCTGTGCTCTCGTAACCATTATCGGAAGCAGCGGCCATGTACCGCGTGGGGTGGGCAGCCGCATGCTTGTATGGGAAAGCGGGAAAACCTACGGAACGATCGGTGGGGGCAGAAGGGAGAGCGAGATCATTGAAGCGGCCCGTCACGCTCTCTATACTGGAACACCTGTGCGGCAAGAGGTGGATTTTAGCGGCAGCTACAACTCATTTCAGCCGGTTTGCGGAGGAAGATATACGTTTTTTGTTCAGCCGTATATTCCTGTCTCTGCATCGCAGGTCCAGGAAGTGTAAAGGGATGTACGCTGCCATTTTACTCGCTGCAGGTCAATCCTCAAGAATGGGCCAGCCAAAGGGGCTGCTGCCATGGGAGGGAGTTCCGCTGCTGGTCTATCAGATTGCGCAGCTCGAGAAATCTCGCATTGATCATATTATTCTTGTACTCGGGCATCAGCCGGAACGATATCAAGCGCTTGTTTCCGAGCGGACGCATGTGGTCTGGAATGAGGAATGGAAGCAGGGAAAGACCCGTTCAATCATCAAAGGACTTACGGCTCTCTCCCCAGATTGTGAGGCGGTTTTATTTGTAAATATTGATCAGCCGGTATCCGCCGGGAGCATTGACCGGCTCCTTGCTGCGTACGAGGAGGAAGAGGGGGATATTTACATTCCTGTTGCAGGCGGCACAAGAGGACATCCCGTTCTGTTTTCATCGCGTCTGCTGCCTGCTCTTTCCGCCATTACGGAAGAAGGACTCGGGTTAAAGGGGGTTATCAGGGACGAACAAAATAAAATCGTGTCTGTGCATATGTCGGATGCATCTGTGCTGTATAACTTTAATACACCCGCAGACTATGAAAAGGGGAGAGGGATATGAGAGTTTCGGAGATTGAGCTGATTTCACCAACGTCTGTATTGGAATGCCTTACATATTTGGCGAATTCCGGCCGCACCGCCCGACTGCTTGCAGGCGGAACCGATGCGGTGGTTCAGATGAAGGAGGGAATACGGCGTCCTGATATTTGGATTAATATAAAAGGCTTGAAAGAACTGCGTTTTATCCGGGAAGAGGAGGATGGCATTCATATCGGTCCGCTTACGACCCACACCGATGTGTTTCGTTCCTCTCTGCTGCAGGGAAAGGCGGATGCGCTGGTTGAAGCCTGTCGTGAGGTCGGTGCTGCACAAATTCGGAACATGGGGACGATTGGCGGCAATCTCGCTACCGCTTCTCCGGCCGGTGATACGATTCCTGCCCTGTATTTATATAATACCGAGCTTGAACTGCAGTCTCTATCCGGTCGGCGAAGAGTACGAATCGAGGATTTCTTTCACGGTCCGCGTCGTACAGAACTGAGGGAGCACGAGATGATCACATCGATTGTGATCCAGCCGCAGAAGCCGAATGAATGCTCCATTTTTCAGAAGCTGGGTCCGCGCAAGGCCCAAGCCATTTCCATCGTCAATGTAGCCATTATGCTGACGATGGGTCCAGGCTCACGAGAGTGTTTGGGCGGAAGAATTGCGCTTGGCTCTGTGGGACCGACCATTGTGCGGGCAAGAAAATGTGAGGGGATGCTGGCGTGTGCGCCGCTCACAGATGAATGTATACACGATATCGGCAAGATGGCGTGGAAGGAAGTGGCGCCGATTTCGGATATCCGGGCTTCGGCTGAATATCGACGAGACATGACCAGCGCGTTGGTTGAACGGGGATTATACCGGTTGATAAAAAGGTGGGAAGCAAAATGAAGATCGAAGAGGAAGTGCAAAGCAAGGAGCTTCGGTGGGTAGGGAAGCGTGTCAAGCGGCTGGACGGTCCGGAAAAAGTAACCGGGGAATTAAAATATATGACCGATTACCATTATACGAATATGGCATGGGGACGGGTTCTTCGCTCCCAGCATCCATATGCGAAAATCAAGCGGATGGATGTCTCAAAGGCCAGGGAGCATGCCGGGGTGATCTGCGTGCTCACACATGAAGACATTCCCGGTTTTAACGGGTTCGGTATTGTTGTGCCTGATCAGCCGGTGCTCTGCAAGGATGTGGTGCGCTGCATGGGAGATGCGGTGGCTCTGGTAGCGGCGGAAACAGAAGAAATTGCTGAAGAAGCGCTTGCTTTGATTGAAGTGGAGTACGAGGTGCTTGAACCGTTGATTGATCCGGAAGAGGCGATAAAGGACAGCGCTCCAAGCCTTCATCCATCAGGAAACATTCATAGTCGAATTCAGGTAAAGAATGGGGATGTGGAGAAGGCGTTTGCAGAAGCCGATGTCGTGGTGGAGCACACGTACTATTCTCCCCGCCAGATGCATGCGTTTATCGAGACGGAAGGCGGGTGGGGGATGCTAGAGGCGGATGGATCGCTAACGATCCGCTGTCCCGGTCAATACGCATACCGGGACCGGATGCAGATCGCGCGGGTGCTGGCCTGGAATCCGGAGCGCATTCATGTGGTGTCCCATCCCATCGGCGGCGGATTCGGAGGCAAGGACGAGATTACCGTACAAATCTATTTGGCGCTGCTTGCGCTGCATACCGGAGGCAGACCCGTCAAAATTCACTACAAGAGAGAAGAGTCCGTCATAGCCGGCATCAAAAGACACCCCTTCAAAGTGACGATGAAAACAGCGGCAAAAAAAGACGGCACCCTGCTTGCCAACAAGGTTGTCGCCTATGGGGATACCGGGGCGTATGCTTCGCTGGGGGGAGCAGTTGTAAGTCTAGCCATTGAGCATTCCTGCGGTCCGTATTACATTCCGAATGTTGATCTGGACGGGTATTGTGTGTACACGAACAATGGAGTCGCGGGCGCATTTCGCGGATTCGGGGTCAATCAAGTTGCACTGGCTATCGAGGCAAACCTTGAGAAAATCGCAGAAAAGCTGGGCATGGACCCCATTGAAATTCGAAAAAAGAATGTCTATCATCAAGGCGGCTTATCTAGTATGGGACATCGGGTGATGTCCAGCGTCGGCACGTGGAAGACACTGGATGAGGCGGAAAAGTGCGAGCTATGGCAAAATCGTGCAGCGTATAAAGCAGCCCCTTCCGAGCCTTGGAAAAAGCGGGGCATTGGAGTGGCGACCTCGTTTCATGGTATCGGCATGGGAATCGGCCTGCCGGATTACGGAGCGGCGACGATCGAGCTGCTGCCGGGCGGAGGTTTTCTTGTCGGGGTTTGCTCCGAGGATATCGGGCAGGGCAACGGAACCGCATTTGCGATTGTTGCGGCAGAGGAGCTCGAGTGCGATGTGCCAGACATTCAAGTAATACAGGGCGATACGCGCAAAACGATTGACAGCGGTACAGTATCGGCCTCCCGTTCTACGTATGTAGGGGGCAATTCTATCCTTGCGACCGCACCGTACATGATTAACCTGTTAAAAAAGACGGCGGCTGAGATATTGGGGGCTGAGACGCAGGAATTGGCCCTGCTAGATGGCCGGGTGTATGTTGTTTCTGATACAAGCAGAAGCGTGACCTATGCAGAAGTATATGAGCATTTGCATGAACAGCGAAAAACTACGCGGGTGGAAGGCCATTTTATGGTTCCCAAAGCAAAAAAACAGATCGGGAAAAATGTGGGTATGCCGCATTATTTGTACGGATACTTGACGCATGTGGCGCTGGTGGAAGTGGATACGCTTACAGGCGAAACCGAAGTGCTCCGTGTCGTGTCCATTCCGGATTGCGGCAGGGTGCTCAATCAGCAGGGCCTGGAAGGACAGACTGAGGGCGGTGCCGTGATGGGCATCGGATATACGTTATATGAGGACGTGATCATGGAGCAGGGAGTGAATAAGACAACGAATTTTACCAACTACATTCTCCCTACCTTTAAGGAAACCCCTGTGATTGAAACCATTCCGGTAGAGGAAGAGGAGGCGACGGGTCCATACGGAGCAAAGGGGATTGGCGAGGTCGTCATGATCCCGATCATTCCCGCCATCGTCCAGGCGATTTACGATGCGACGGGGGCCAGAATCAATCATCTGCCTGCAACGCCGGAACGCGTTTATCGGGCTATGAAGGAGCAGGGGATTGTATAAGGTGATCTATGGATGAGAAGGAGGCCGCTATGCTGACCGATTCTTTGCAACGACCTTTACGGGATCTCCGTATCTCTGTAACCGACCGCTGCAATTTTCGCTGCCGATATTGCATGCCGCCAGAAATTTTTGGACCGGATTACGAATTCCTGCCGAAAAAAGATTTGCTAACCTTTGAAGAGATTGAACGAATTACACGGCTGCTAGCCTGCCAGGGTGTACGCAAGGTCCGTTTGACGGGGGGAGAGCCTCTGCTTCGCAAGGATTTGCCTCGTTTGATTCAAAAATTGGCCGCGATCGAGGGAATTCAAGACATCGCTCTGACGACAAACGGGGTGCTGCTTCCAAAGTATGCCGGAGAATTGAAGGAGGCAGGCCTGTCCCGGGTTACTGTGAGCCTTGACTCTCTTGATGATCAGCGGTTTGGCATCATGAACGGGCGGGGCATCCCGGTCGCTTCCGTGCTGGCAGGAATGGAAGCGGCAGCACGGGCGGGCATGAAGGTAAAAGTAAATATGGTTGTTCAAAAAGGAAGCAATGACAGCGATATTCTTGCTATGGCCGCGCATTTCAAAGAGACAGACTATATTCTCCGCTTTATCGAGTATATGGATGTGGGGAATACAAACGGTTGGAGCATGGAGCATGTCGTTTCTAAACAGGAGATTCAGAATCGGATTCACGGGGTGCTGCCCATTGATCCGATCGAAGAGAATTATATGGGGGAAGTGGCGACACGATACCGCTATAGGGGAACGGAGAAAGAAATCGGCATCGTTTCTTCAGTTACAGATGCTTTCTGTTCTACCTGTACCCGGCTGCGTCTTTCTTCTGAAGGCAAGCTGTATACGTGTCTGTTTGCTGCATGGGGACATGATATACGCGCGCTGCTTCGTTCCCCTGCGACAGATGAAGAGATCAAGGCGGTGCTTTGTAGAATTTGGATGGGGCGTCATGACCGTTATTCTGAAGATCGTCGGGAGCAGGGGGAAGAGCAGCAGGGCAGAAAAAAGGTGGAAATGTCGTATATTGGCGGATAGGGAAGCGGATCAGGGAGCCTTGCCTCTCGCAGCATGGCTCGCCTGTATGACTATCGTTTAATTCATATCCCCAATGTAGGCGGGAATAGCTTCATCGTCTTCCTGTCTGCTGGTGAGAACCGCAGACAAGATCGGGACAATCTGTTTTGGGTACAGCCGGTATGATGCAAGCTCATGGAGCGGGAGCCATTCGGCACCGATTTGACCTTGATCCGGATGGATCGGACTTCCGGGATCGGAGATGGCACGACAGGAGAAAATGAATTCCACCTGATGAATTTCTGTATGCAGCTGAGCGTTTTCATGATTTTTGCCGATGTATTCACGCACGAAAAAAAGGGGTCCGATTTCGACAGCTGTTCCCAGCTCTTCCTGGCATTCTCTTTGTAACGCTTCCGGGATCGTTTCTCCGTGGTTTTGGCCACCTCCGGGCATGATATAGAAGATGCCCCGCTCGTCTTTCATCTTAACGAGCAGAATGTGTCCGTCTTCGATGATGAGCGCTTTTGCGGATGTTCGTATATTCATAGCAGCCCTCTCTTTTCTTTATATTCCATCATTGTAAGCGAGAACATTCGCGGCTTCAACAGGCGCAGGAAAAGAACCTACAAAAATAATAAAAAAATTTCGACAATTAAATTGACACAAACTAACTTTTCTGATAAATTAAAAATATACTAAATCGCTATGCGGTTACAGGCGTAGCGTCTACCAGTCGATGAGGTGACAGGCGAATGAATTCCGCACTGCTTCAGCACGATAATCTCTTTAAACGAAGGGTTACGCAGCTCTACAACAGCATCAATCAAGAGATGTATGGAGTAGGGGTGCGGAAGCAGCAAATCGACGTGCTGGAAGATAAAATTGTAATTTATGGCGAACAT is a window from the Aneurinibacillus sp. REN35 genome containing:
- a CDS encoding xanthine dehydrogenase family protein molybdopterin-binding subunit, with amino-acid sequence MKIEEEVQSKELRWVGKRVKRLDGPEKVTGELKYMTDYHYTNMAWGRVLRSQHPYAKIKRMDVSKAREHAGVICVLTHEDIPGFNGFGIVVPDQPVLCKDVVRCMGDAVALVAAETEEIAEEALALIEVEYEVLEPLIDPEEAIKDSAPSLHPSGNIHSRIQVKNGDVEKAFAEADVVVEHTYYSPRQMHAFIETEGGWGMLEADGSLTIRCPGQYAYRDRMQIARVLAWNPERIHVVSHPIGGGFGGKDEITVQIYLALLALHTGGRPVKIHYKREESVIAGIKRHPFKVTMKTAAKKDGTLLANKVVAYGDTGAYASLGGAVVSLAIEHSCGPYYIPNVDLDGYCVYTNNGVAGAFRGFGVNQVALAIEANLEKIAEKLGMDPIEIRKKNVYHQGGLSSMGHRVMSSVGTWKTLDEAEKCELWQNRAAYKAAPSEPWKKRGIGVATSFHGIGMGIGLPDYGAATIELLPGGGFLVGVCSEDIGQGNGTAFAIVAAEELECDVPDIQVIQGDTRKTIDSGTVSASRSTYVGGNSILATAPYMINLLKKTAAEILGAETQELALLDGRVYVVSDTSRSVTYAEVYEHLHEQRKTTRVEGHFMVPKAKKQIGKNVGMPHYLYGYLTHVALVEVDTLTGETEVLRVVSIPDCGRVLNQQGLEGQTEGGAVMGIGYTLYEDVIMEQGVNKTTNFTNYILPTFKETPVIETIPVEEEEATGPYGAKGIGEVVMIPIIPAIVQAIYDATGARINHLPATPERVYRAMKEQGIV
- a CDS encoding FAD binding domain-containing protein; this encodes MRVSEIELISPTSVLECLTYLANSGRTARLLAGGTDAVVQMKEGIRRPDIWINIKGLKELRFIREEEDGIHIGPLTTHTDVFRSSLLQGKADALVEACREVGAAQIRNMGTIGGNLATASPAGDTIPALYLYNTELELQSLSGRRRVRIEDFFHGPRRTELREHEMITSIVIQPQKPNECSIFQKLGPRKAQAISIVNVAIMLTMGPGSRECLGGRIALGSVGPTIVRARKCEGMLACAPLTDECIHDIGKMAWKEVAPISDIRASAEYRRDMTSALVERGLYRLIKRWEAK
- a CDS encoding NUDIX domain-containing protein; this encodes MNIRTSAKALIIEDGHILLVKMKDERGIFYIMPGGGQNHGETIPEALQRECQEELGTAVEIGPLFFVREYIGKNHENAQLHTEIHQVEFIFSCRAISDPGSPIHPDQGQIGAEWLPLHELASYRLYPKQIVPILSAVLTSRQEDDEAIPAYIGDMN
- the moaA gene encoding GTP 3',8-cyclase MoaA, which gives rise to MLTDSLQRPLRDLRISVTDRCNFRCRYCMPPEIFGPDYEFLPKKDLLTFEEIERITRLLACQGVRKVRLTGGEPLLRKDLPRLIQKLAAIEGIQDIALTTNGVLLPKYAGELKEAGLSRVTVSLDSLDDQRFGIMNGRGIPVASVLAGMEAAARAGMKVKVNMVVQKGSNDSDILAMAAHFKETDYILRFIEYMDVGNTNGWSMEHVVSKQEIQNRIHGVLPIDPIEENYMGEVATRYRYRGTEKEIGIVSSVTDAFCSTCTRLRLSSEGKLYTCLFAAWGHDIRALLRSPATDEEIKAVLCRIWMGRHDRYSEDRREQGEEQQGRKKVEMSYIGG
- a CDS encoding XdhC family protein, with the translated sequence MSALNIFRTLVSRVRTEQKTTFATVLNSENPAEIGHHVLFDADGHVICAAGKAEIRLPHIPVTQVSVQSIVMGGRKMEVLIEPFEAKPTLVIMGSGHIAEYIAALGSLLSYEIVIVDDRSEYANSRTFPYAKRIHCGSFADILPQVALHSRSFAILVTRGHQTDAVCLEHLLTCNIPYIGMVGSRRKIRSIFSLLRDRGIEPEAHPNIHAPVGLDIHSETPQEIALSILAEIQLVRAGGSGRPLSVLHKQENIHPHGKQRGEVDVSVWERLAYAREQQESCALVTIIGSSGHVPRGVGSRMLVWESGKTYGTIGGGRRESEIIEAARHALYTGTPVRQEVDFSGSYNSFQPVCGGRYTFFVQPYIPVSASQVQEV
- a CDS encoding nucleotidyltransferase family protein, coding for MYAAILLAAGQSSRMGQPKGLLPWEGVPLLVYQIAQLEKSRIDHIILVLGHQPERYQALVSERTHVVWNEEWKQGKTRSIIKGLTALSPDCEAVLFVNIDQPVSAGSIDRLLAAYEEEEGDIYIPVAGGTRGHPVLFSSRLLPALSAITEEGLGLKGVIRDEQNKIVSVHMSDASVLYNFNTPADYEKGRGI